In one Streptomyces sp. NBC_00597 genomic region, the following are encoded:
- a CDS encoding tyrosine-protein phosphatase: protein MQSSSTANSLDVMKKALLAATVVASALTASLVAAPAATAAPASTGWDLPWTGHHHSRTAVPFTEANVTAGADGAFTLKWKAPGAKRVEIKANGKVVAKGAAEGTATVSGLPAADRQWFDFTPDRGVALHLADRLIKLEGTANFRDAGGYRTTTGQWVKMGEVYRSDAPSKLTAADLAKLQRLRVKTVFDLRTESERTTDPDKVPAGAKYTVADVFAGSGSFQVMPKSPDEAVKAMVDAEKAMVSGDGGKKAYGQVFEGLERDRDRAVLFHCTAGKDRTGWANATLLTALGVPSDTVMADYLASNDYRKGANDAILSHLPAPQAAVYKPMLDVRPEYLNSGYDEVKAKYGTFDRYLKDGLGIDARELKQLKKDLLVG from the coding sequence ATGCAGAGTTCTTCGACGGCCAACAGCCTCGACGTCATGAAGAAGGCACTCCTCGCCGCGACCGTCGTCGCCTCCGCGCTCACCGCTTCCCTGGTCGCAGCTCCCGCCGCCACCGCCGCCCCGGCCTCCACCGGGTGGGACCTCCCCTGGACCGGACACCACCACAGCCGCACCGCCGTACCCTTCACGGAGGCCAACGTCACCGCCGGCGCCGACGGGGCGTTCACCCTGAAGTGGAAGGCCCCGGGCGCCAAGCGGGTCGAGATCAAGGCGAACGGCAAGGTCGTCGCCAAGGGCGCCGCCGAGGGCACCGCCACCGTGTCCGGACTGCCCGCCGCCGACCGGCAGTGGTTCGACTTCACGCCCGACCGCGGCGTTGCCCTGCACCTCGCCGACCGGCTGATCAAGCTGGAGGGGACGGCCAACTTTCGTGACGCGGGCGGCTACCGCACCACCACCGGCCAGTGGGTCAAGATGGGCGAGGTCTACCGCTCCGACGCCCCCAGCAAGCTGACCGCGGCTGACCTGGCCAAGCTCCAGCGGCTGCGCGTGAAGACCGTCTTCGACCTCCGCACGGAGAGCGAGCGCACCACCGACCCCGACAAGGTCCCGGCCGGCGCCAAGTACACCGTCGCCGACGTCTTCGCGGGATCCGGTTCCTTCCAGGTCATGCCGAAGTCGCCCGACGAGGCCGTCAAGGCCATGGTCGACGCCGAGAAGGCGATGGTCAGCGGCGACGGCGGGAAGAAGGCGTACGGGCAGGTCTTCGAGGGCCTTGAGCGCGACCGCGACCGTGCGGTCCTCTTCCACTGCACCGCCGGCAAGGACCGCACCGGCTGGGCGAACGCCACCCTGCTGACCGCCCTCGGCGTGCCGAGCGACACCGTCATGGCCGACTACCTGGCCAGCAACGACTACCGAAAGGGCGCCAACGACGCGATCCTGTCGCACCTGCCGGCCCCGCAGGCCGCCGTCTACAAGCCGATGCTCGACGTGCGCCCCGAGTACCTGAACTCCGGCTACGACGAGGTCAAGGCGAAGTACGGCACCTTCGACCGCTACCTCAAGGACGGGCTCGGCATCGACGCCCGCGAGCTGAAGCAGCTCAAGAAGGACCTCCTCGTCGGCTGA